A single Candidatus Limnocylindrales bacterium DNA region contains:
- a CDS encoding DUF3300 domain-containing protein — translation MKREAGAGRLPRLIVVLCTTLLAAAGAGCDGNVGAGTETGEEATTLGSPHSEAHDEWNEEPPVAESGDRQDPPAYDQVSASDQASGNEPYEYDDAGAEPAQTETIFKADRLEQMVAPIALYPDSLMMQILVAATYPTEVVLADQWVKENRELTGEKLDEALAEQNWDESVKALVRLPDVLSRLANNLDWTRDLGDAFLAQKDDVLNAIQVMRNRACDLGNLKTTAEQKVVREPYQPPADAPAPPSDAGATMPPVGEGVAAPAVHQRYEVPPPDQVVRILPADPAVVHVPIYSPRLVYGPPPPTLFYPALFAPAPGYVATAAISFGVGLSIGAFLWTDVDWTYRRVLVRRYPRHYRPRVGMFVDADVPLVPWRHSYRHRRGVSYRTATIARRYSVVSRPAAGNIRDGGGAGVFLDRDVRDRNVRDRDRAVRERGSDGRGGGKELRGGSDKGRDAHGASRTGLRGSGDKDVRGPGDKGKDVRGAGDKAKDVRGGSARSRGGVQERDDKGSSKSQARAGKVDADRKGGADKSSKGAGSAKKPAATSREKASPPKSVRGGSAKSPSKSVKPASKPSSGKSVSSSRGKSDKSVATRSKGGSGRPSVSGKSGDRSRGPSISGRSKGPGGSSMRGSSSQKTSRSSSGDGKSSGRGGGGKR, via the coding sequence ATGAAACGCGAGGCCGGAGCAGGAAGGTTGCCACGTCTGATCGTGGTGTTGTGCACGACGCTGCTGGCCGCGGCTGGAGCAGGCTGCGACGGCAACGTCGGCGCCGGAACCGAGACGGGCGAAGAGGCCACGACGCTCGGCTCGCCACACAGCGAAGCCCACGACGAGTGGAACGAAGAGCCGCCGGTCGCCGAGAGCGGCGACCGCCAGGATCCGCCCGCGTACGACCAGGTCTCCGCCAGCGACCAGGCTTCCGGCAACGAGCCCTACGAATACGATGACGCCGGCGCGGAGCCGGCGCAGACCGAAACCATCTTCAAGGCCGACCGGCTCGAGCAGATGGTGGCGCCGATCGCGCTGTATCCCGATTCGCTGATGATGCAGATCCTGGTGGCTGCGACTTATCCGACCGAGGTCGTCCTTGCCGATCAGTGGGTCAAGGAAAACCGCGAGCTCACCGGCGAGAAGCTCGACGAGGCGCTGGCCGAGCAGAACTGGGACGAGAGCGTCAAGGCGCTGGTGCGGCTGCCGGACGTGCTCTCGCGCCTGGCCAACAACCTGGACTGGACGCGCGACCTCGGCGACGCGTTCCTCGCGCAGAAGGACGACGTACTCAACGCCATCCAGGTCATGCGCAATCGCGCATGCGACCTGGGCAACCTCAAGACGACGGCGGAGCAGAAGGTCGTGCGCGAACCGTATCAGCCGCCGGCGGACGCGCCGGCGCCACCGAGCGATGCGGGAGCCACGATGCCGCCGGTCGGCGAAGGCGTCGCAGCCCCGGCCGTGCATCAGCGCTACGAGGTCCCGCCGCCGGACCAGGTCGTGCGCATCCTTCCAGCAGACCCGGCCGTGGTGCACGTTCCGATTTACAGCCCGCGCCTGGTCTACGGTCCACCGCCGCCTACGTTGTTCTATCCGGCGCTGTTCGCTCCCGCGCCCGGCTACGTCGCCACCGCCGCGATCAGCTTCGGCGTTGGCCTGAGCATTGGCGCGTTCCTGTGGACGGATGTGGACTGGACGTACCGCCGCGTGCTGGTGAGGCGTTATCCGCGTCACTACCGTCCGCGGGTCGGCATGTTCGTCGATGCCGACGTGCCGCTGGTGCCGTGGCGGCACAGTTACCGCCATCGCCGCGGCGTGTCCTATCGCACGGCCACGATCGCGCGGCGCTACTCGGTCGTCTCTCGCCCTGCCGCCGGCAACATCCGTGACGGCGGCGGTGCAGGTGTCTTCCTCGACCGCGACGTAAGAGACCGGAACGTGCGCGATCGGGACCGGGCGGTGCGCGAGCGCGGCAGCGACGGCCGCGGCGGCGGCAAGGAGCTGCGCGGCGGAAGCGACAAGGGCAGGGACGCGCACGGCGCCAGCCGCACGGGCCTTCGCGGCTCGGGTGACAAGGACGTGCGCGGCCCGGGCGACAAGGGCAAGGACGTGCGCGGCGCGGGCGACAAGGCCAAGGACGTGCGCGGCGGCAGCGCCAGATCGCGCGGCGGCGTTCAGGAACGCGACGACAAAGGCTCCTCCAAGAGCCAGGCGCGTGCAGGCAAGGTCGATGCCGACCGCAAAGGCGGCGCGGACAAATCGTCGAAGGGCGCAGGCTCGGCAAAGAAGCCCGCGGCGACGTCACGGGAAAAAGCGTCCCCGCCGAAGTCCGTCCGCGGCGGCAGCGCAAAGTCGCCGTCGAAGTCGGTTAAGCCGGCGAGCAAGCCCAGCAGCGGCAAGTCGGTGTCGAGCTCGCGCGGCAAGAGCGACAAGAGCGTGGCCACCCGCAGCAAGGGCGGCTCTGGCAGGCCTTCGGTGAGCGGAAAGAGCGGGGACCGTTCGCGCGGTCCATCGATCAGTGGCCGCAGCAAGGGCCCTGGCGGCTCCTCCATGCGCGGGTCCTCGTCCCAGAAGACCTCGCGCTCCTCGAGCGGCGACGGAAAGAGCTCGGGGCGCGGCGGCGGCGGCAAGCGTTGA
- a CDS encoding molybdenum cofactor biosynthesis protein MoaE, producing MFAIVDHPISIEQLCERVGDPAAGAIATFLGTTRQTNRGRRVLKLEYEAYAEMAVSEFEKIAAAARARWNLTSIAIVHRVGEVPLGQASVGIAVSAPHRREAIEACHYCIDSLKMVAPIWKKEHFEGGEVWIGSLADCDHEDGEADAGCSPSTHRHD from the coding sequence GTGTTCGCCATCGTCGATCATCCCATCTCCATCGAGCAGCTCTGCGAGCGCGTCGGCGATCCGGCGGCCGGCGCCATCGCCACTTTCCTCGGCACCACGCGCCAGACCAATCGCGGGCGGCGCGTCCTCAAACTCGAATACGAGGCGTATGCGGAGATGGCCGTGAGCGAGTTCGAGAAGATCGCCGCCGCGGCGCGCGCGCGGTGGAACCTGACGAGCATCGCGATCGTGCATCGCGTCGGCGAGGTTCCGCTGGGGCAGGCGAGCGTCGGCATCGCCGTATCGGCCCCTCACCGCCGGGAGGCCATCGAGGCATGCCACTACTGCATCGACAGCCTGAAGATGGTGGCCCCGATCTGGAAAAAAGAGCATTTCGAGGGCGGCGAGGTCTGGATCGGCTCGCTCGCCGATTGCGATCACGAAGATGGGGAGGCCGACGCTGGCTGCTCCCCATCGACGCACCGCCACGACTGA
- the moaD gene encoding molybdopterin converting factor subunit 1 produces MKLRVLYFGIVRERLGRRVEDVECDAGSTVGDLLGLLASRHDIFALGAGSIRVAVNREYVDPAHALADSDEVAIIPPVAGGAR; encoded by the coding sequence GTGAAGCTGCGAGTGCTCTATTTCGGCATCGTGCGCGAGCGGCTCGGCAGGCGGGTCGAAGATGTCGAATGCGACGCCGGCTCGACCGTGGGTGACCTGCTGGGGCTCCTGGCATCGCGGCACGACATCTTCGCGTTGGGTGCCGGCTCCATCCGCGTCGCGGTCAATCGCGAGTACGTCGATCCCGCCCACGCCCTGGCCGATTCCGACGAGGTCGCCATCATTCCGCCGGTTGCCGGCGGCGCGAGGTAG
- a CDS encoding molybdenum cofactor biosynthesis protein B, with protein MGEHHQGDRRVVRCAIVTVSDTRTVETDTSGAEVRRRLEDAGHAVVDYRIVPDEPAVVRDVVVELCGRGDVDAVMINGGTGIGARDSTYEAIEGVLGKRIDGFGELFRMLSFDEIGAAAMISRAVAGLVGSTCVFSMPGSTPACRLAMEKLIVPQLGHAVALARGPSAAGG; from the coding sequence ATGGGCGAGCACCATCAAGGCGACCGGCGCGTCGTCCGCTGCGCCATCGTCACGGTCTCCGACACGCGCACCGTCGAGACCGACACCTCCGGCGCCGAAGTGCGACGCCGCCTCGAAGATGCCGGCCATGCCGTCGTCGACTACCGGATCGTGCCCGATGAGCCGGCGGTGGTACGCGATGTCGTCGTCGAACTGTGCGGCCGCGGTGACGTCGATGCCGTGATGATCAACGGCGGTACGGGCATCGGCGCGCGCGACAGCACCTACGAGGCGATCGAGGGAGTCCTCGGCAAACGCATCGACGGTTTCGGCGAGTTGTTCCGAATGCTCAGCTTCGACGAGATCGGAGCGGCCGCGATGATCTCGCGAGCGGTCGCCGGCCTGGTCGGCAGCACCTGCGTGTTTTCGATGCCCGGCTCGACTCCCGCATGCCGTCTCGCGATGGAGAAGCTCATCGTTCCGCAGCTCGGCCATGCGGTGGCGCTGGCGCGCGGCCCGTCGGCCGCAGGCGGTTGA